In Chlorocebus sabaeus isolate Y175 chromosome 19, mChlSab1.0.hap1, whole genome shotgun sequence, a single genomic region encodes these proteins:
- the MAPK12 gene encoding mitogen-activated protein kinase 12 isoform X1, which produces MGPAPWNHGQSGLEPRVSAGAPPSPGSTPRLGKFSQRGEADRGISAPRPALGRDKAAGRRSPPPALPPRLRPSPGGRRLGFPEGPEGGRGRHVRAARGPVGPRAGEGPCAAWVGVGPGSAPGTSPREGPGAGASQRWAGEQRGVGPGRTPRKSRRSRVPGPGAQPAGSAGWAAPGPAMSSPPPARSGFYRQEVTKTAWEVRAVYRDLQPVGSGAYGAVCSAVDSRTGAKVAIKKLYRPFQSELFAKRAYRELRLLKHMRHENVIGLLDVFTPDETLDDFTDFYLVMPFMGTDLGKLMKHEKLGEDRIQFLVYQMLKGLRYIHAAGIIHRVSPGAGATHQPSPSAIPRLHVLPDLKPGNLAVNEDCELKILDFGLARQADSEMTGYVVTRWYRAPEVILNWMRYTQTVDIWSVGCIMAEMITGKTLFKGSDRILQQQGSTRGGADLDQLKEIMKVTGTPPAEFVQRLQSDEAKNYMKGLPELEKKDFASILTNASPLAVNLLEKMLVLDAEQRVTAAEALAHPYFESLHDTEDEPQVQKYDDSFDDVDRTLDEWKRELGAPGRACVDPSWGLWAGPVLTHKWGDPGRACVDPSRRLQAGPVWTCEWGALGRACVDPVGPVPVARLRVLDPCPWDAGQVRRMGGQRAAWGRVAWWK; this is translated from the exons ATGGGCCCTGCGCCCTGGAACCATGGGCAGTCAGGACTGGAGCCCAGGGTCTCAGCAGGAGCTCCCCCCTCCCCCGGCTCCACCCCCAGATTGGGGAAGTTCAGCCAAAGGGGAGAGGCTGACAGGGGTATCTCCGCGCCGCGTCCGGCCCTAGGTCGGGACAAAGCTGCCGGGCGGCGCTCCCCTCCCCCTGCGCTTCCCCCCAGGCTCCGGCCCTCCCCCGGCGGCCGCCGCCTCGGGTTTCCGGAGGGGCCGGAGGGCGGGCGAGGGCGTCACGTGCGCGCCGCCCGCGGGCCGGTTGGTCCCCGGGCGGGGGAGGGGCCGTGCGCTGCCTGGGTCGGGGTCGGGCCAGGGTCGGCACCTGGGACATCCCCGAGGGAAGGGCCGGGAGCAGGAGCGTCCCAGCGGTGGGCGGGCGAGCAGCGCGGAGTCGGCCCGGGGCGCACGCCGAGGAAGTCCCGCCGATCCCGGGTCCCCGGTCCGGGGGCACAGCCCGCGGGCTCTGCGGGGTGGGCGGCTCCCGGGCCTGCCATGAGCTCTCCACCGCCTGCCCGCAGTGGCTTTTACCGCCAGGAGGTGACCAAGACGGCCTGGGAGGTGCGCGCCGTGTACCGGGACCTGCAGCCCGTGGGCTCGGGCGCCTATGGCGCGGTGTG CTCGGCCGTGGACAGCCGCACCGGCGCTAAGGTGGCCATCAAGAAGCTGTATCGGCCCTTCCAGTCCGAGCTGTTCGCCAAGCGCGCCTACCGCGAGCTGCGCCTGCTCAAGCACATGCGCCACGAGAAC GTGATTGGGCTGCTGGACGTATTCACTCCTGACGAGACCCTGGATGACTTCACAGACTT TTACCTGGTGATGCCATTCATGGGCACCGACCTGGGCAAGCTCATGAAACATGAGAAGCTGGGCGAGGACCGGATCCAGTTCCTCGTGTACCAGATGCTGAAGGGGCTGAGG TATATCCATGCTGCCGGCATCATCCACAGAGTGAGTCCTGGTGCAGGAGCCACCCATCAGCCCTCCCCCAGCGCAATCCCCCGCCTCCACGTCCTACCT GACCTGAAGCCTGGCAACCTGGCTGTGAACGAAGACTGTGAGCTGAAG ATCCTGGACTTTGGCCTGGCCAGGCAGGCAGATAGCGAGATGACTGGCTATGTGGTGACCCGGTGGTACCGGGCACCCGAGGTCATCTTGAATTGGATGCGCTACACGCAGACGG TGGACATCTGGTCTGTGGGGTGCATCATGGCGGAGATGATCACAGGCAAGACGCTGTTTAAGGGCAGCGACCGTATCCTCCAGCAGCAGGGCAGCACCAGGGGCGG TGCAGACCTGGACCAGCTGAAGGAGATCATGAAAGTGACAGGGACGCCTCCAGCTGAGTTTGTGCAGCGGCTGCAGAGTGATGAG GCCAAGAACTACATGAAGGGCCTCCCTGAGTTGGAGAAGAAGGATTTTGCCTCCATCCTGACCAATGCAAGCCCTCTGG CTGTGAACCTCCTGGAGAAGATGCTGGTGCTGGATGCGGAGCAGCGGGTGACGGCAGCCGAGGCACTGGCCCATCCCTACTTCGAGTCCCTGCACGACACAGAAGATGAGCCCCAGGTCCAGAAGTATGACGACTCCTTTGATGACGTGGACCGCACGCTGGATGAATGGAAGCGTGAGCTGGGGGCTCCAGGCAGGGCCTGTGTGGACCCGAGTTGGGGGCTCTGGGCAGGGCCTGTGTTGACCCATAAGTGGGGGGATCCTGGCAGGGCCTGTGTGGACCCGAGTAGGAGGCTCCAGGCAGGGCCTGTGTGGACCTGTGAGTGGGGGGCTCTGGGCAGGGCCTGTGTGGACCCTGTGGGCCCTGTGCCGGTGGCCAGGCTCAGAGTCCTAGATCCCTGTCCCTGGGATGCAGGTCAGGTGAGGAGAATGGGAGGTCAGAGGGCAGCATGGGGCCGTGTGGCCTGGTGGAAATGA
- the MAPK12 gene encoding mitogen-activated protein kinase 12 isoform X5: MGPAPWNHGQSGLEPRVSAGAPPSPGSTPRLGKFSQRGEADRGISAPRPALGRDKAAGRRSPPPALPPRLRPSPGGRRLGFPEGPEGGRGRHVRAARGPVGPRAGEGPCAAWVGVGPGSAPGTSPREGPGAGASQRWAGEQRGVGPGRTPRKSRRSRVPGPGAQPAGSAGWAAPGPAMSSPPPARSGFYRQEVTKTAWEVRAVYRDLQPVGSGAYGAVCSAVDSRTGAKVAIKKLYRPFQSELFAKRAYRELRLLKHMRHENVIGLLDVFTPDETLDDFTDFYLVMPFMGTDLGKLMKHEKLGEDRIQFLVYQMLKGLRYIHAAGIIHRVSPGAGATHQPSPSAIPRLHVLPDLKPGNLAVNEDCELKILDFGLARQADSEMTGYVVTRWYRAPEVILNWMRYTQTVDIWSVGCIMAEMITGKTLFKGSDRILQQQGSTRGGADLDQLKEIMKVTGTPPAEFVQRLQSDEAKNYMKGLPELEKKDFASILTNASPLAVNLLEKMLVLDAEQRVTAAEALAHPYFESLHDTEDEPQVQKYDDSFDDVDRTLDEWKRVTYKEVLSFKPPRQMGARVSKETAL; encoded by the exons ATGGGCCCTGCGCCCTGGAACCATGGGCAGTCAGGACTGGAGCCCAGGGTCTCAGCAGGAGCTCCCCCCTCCCCCGGCTCCACCCCCAGATTGGGGAAGTTCAGCCAAAGGGGAGAGGCTGACAGGGGTATCTCCGCGCCGCGTCCGGCCCTAGGTCGGGACAAAGCTGCCGGGCGGCGCTCCCCTCCCCCTGCGCTTCCCCCCAGGCTCCGGCCCTCCCCCGGCGGCCGCCGCCTCGGGTTTCCGGAGGGGCCGGAGGGCGGGCGAGGGCGTCACGTGCGCGCCGCCCGCGGGCCGGTTGGTCCCCGGGCGGGGGAGGGGCCGTGCGCTGCCTGGGTCGGGGTCGGGCCAGGGTCGGCACCTGGGACATCCCCGAGGGAAGGGCCGGGAGCAGGAGCGTCCCAGCGGTGGGCGGGCGAGCAGCGCGGAGTCGGCCCGGGGCGCACGCCGAGGAAGTCCCGCCGATCCCGGGTCCCCGGTCCGGGGGCACAGCCCGCGGGCTCTGCGGGGTGGGCGGCTCCCGGGCCTGCCATGAGCTCTCCACCGCCTGCCCGCAGTGGCTTTTACCGCCAGGAGGTGACCAAGACGGCCTGGGAGGTGCGCGCCGTGTACCGGGACCTGCAGCCCGTGGGCTCGGGCGCCTATGGCGCGGTGTG CTCGGCCGTGGACAGCCGCACCGGCGCTAAGGTGGCCATCAAGAAGCTGTATCGGCCCTTCCAGTCCGAGCTGTTCGCCAAGCGCGCCTACCGCGAGCTGCGCCTGCTCAAGCACATGCGCCACGAGAAC GTGATTGGGCTGCTGGACGTATTCACTCCTGACGAGACCCTGGATGACTTCACAGACTT TTACCTGGTGATGCCATTCATGGGCACCGACCTGGGCAAGCTCATGAAACATGAGAAGCTGGGCGAGGACCGGATCCAGTTCCTCGTGTACCAGATGCTGAAGGGGCTGAGG TATATCCATGCTGCCGGCATCATCCACAGAGTGAGTCCTGGTGCAGGAGCCACCCATCAGCCCTCCCCCAGCGCAATCCCCCGCCTCCACGTCCTACCT GACCTGAAGCCTGGCAACCTGGCTGTGAACGAAGACTGTGAGCTGAAG ATCCTGGACTTTGGCCTGGCCAGGCAGGCAGATAGCGAGATGACTGGCTATGTGGTGACCCGGTGGTACCGGGCACCCGAGGTCATCTTGAATTGGATGCGCTACACGCAGACGG TGGACATCTGGTCTGTGGGGTGCATCATGGCGGAGATGATCACAGGCAAGACGCTGTTTAAGGGCAGCGACCGTATCCTCCAGCAGCAGGGCAGCACCAGGGGCGG TGCAGACCTGGACCAGCTGAAGGAGATCATGAAAGTGACAGGGACGCCTCCAGCTGAGTTTGTGCAGCGGCTGCAGAGTGATGAG GCCAAGAACTACATGAAGGGCCTCCCTGAGTTGGAGAAGAAGGATTTTGCCTCCATCCTGACCAATGCAAGCCCTCTGG CTGTGAACCTCCTGGAGAAGATGCTGGTGCTGGATGCGGAGCAGCGGGTGACGGCAGCCGAGGCACTGGCCCATCCCTACTTCGAGTCCCTGCACGACACAGAAGATGAGCCCCAGGTCCAGAAGTATGACGACTCCTTTGATGACGTGGACCGCACGCTGGATGAATGGAAGC GTGTGACTTACAAAGAGGTGCTCAGCTTCAAGCCTCCCCGGCAGATGGGAGCCAGGGTCTCCAAGGAGACGGCTCTGTGA
- the MAPK12 gene encoding mitogen-activated protein kinase 12 isoform X2, whose protein sequence is MGPAPWNHGQSGLEPRVSAGAPPSPGSTPRLGKFSQRGEADRGISAPRPALGRDKAAGRRSPPPALPPRLRPSPGGRRLGFPEGPEGGRGRHVRAARGPVGPRAGEGPCAAWVGVGPGSAPGTSPREGPGAGASQRWAGEQRGVGPGRTPRKSRRSRVPGPGAQPAGSAGWAAPGPAMSSPPPARSGFYRQEVTKTAWEVRAVYRDLQPVGSGAYGAVCSAVDSRTGAKVAIKKLYRPFQSELFAKRAYRELRLLKHMRHENVIGLLDVFTPDETLDDFTDFYLVMPFMGTDLGKLMKHEKLGEDRIQFLVYQMLKGLRYIHAAGIIHRVSPGAGATHQPSPSAIPRLHVLPDLKPGNLAVNEDCELKILDFGLARQADSEMTGYVVTRWYRAPEVILNWMRYTQTVDIWSVGCIMAEMITGKTLFKGSDHLDQLKEIMKVTGTPPAEFVQRLQSDEAKNYMKGLPELEKKDFASILTNASPLAVNLLEKMLVLDAEQRVTAAEALAHPYFESLHDTEDEPQVQKYDDSFDDVDRTLDEWKRELGAPGRACVDPSWGLWAGPVLTHKWGDPGRACVDPSRRLQAGPVWTCEWGALGRACVDPVGPVPVARLRVLDPCPWDAGQVRRMGGQRAAWGRVAWWK, encoded by the exons ATGGGCCCTGCGCCCTGGAACCATGGGCAGTCAGGACTGGAGCCCAGGGTCTCAGCAGGAGCTCCCCCCTCCCCCGGCTCCACCCCCAGATTGGGGAAGTTCAGCCAAAGGGGAGAGGCTGACAGGGGTATCTCCGCGCCGCGTCCGGCCCTAGGTCGGGACAAAGCTGCCGGGCGGCGCTCCCCTCCCCCTGCGCTTCCCCCCAGGCTCCGGCCCTCCCCCGGCGGCCGCCGCCTCGGGTTTCCGGAGGGGCCGGAGGGCGGGCGAGGGCGTCACGTGCGCGCCGCCCGCGGGCCGGTTGGTCCCCGGGCGGGGGAGGGGCCGTGCGCTGCCTGGGTCGGGGTCGGGCCAGGGTCGGCACCTGGGACATCCCCGAGGGAAGGGCCGGGAGCAGGAGCGTCCCAGCGGTGGGCGGGCGAGCAGCGCGGAGTCGGCCCGGGGCGCACGCCGAGGAAGTCCCGCCGATCCCGGGTCCCCGGTCCGGGGGCACAGCCCGCGGGCTCTGCGGGGTGGGCGGCTCCCGGGCCTGCCATGAGCTCTCCACCGCCTGCCCGCAGTGGCTTTTACCGCCAGGAGGTGACCAAGACGGCCTGGGAGGTGCGCGCCGTGTACCGGGACCTGCAGCCCGTGGGCTCGGGCGCCTATGGCGCGGTGTG CTCGGCCGTGGACAGCCGCACCGGCGCTAAGGTGGCCATCAAGAAGCTGTATCGGCCCTTCCAGTCCGAGCTGTTCGCCAAGCGCGCCTACCGCGAGCTGCGCCTGCTCAAGCACATGCGCCACGAGAAC GTGATTGGGCTGCTGGACGTATTCACTCCTGACGAGACCCTGGATGACTTCACAGACTT TTACCTGGTGATGCCATTCATGGGCACCGACCTGGGCAAGCTCATGAAACATGAGAAGCTGGGCGAGGACCGGATCCAGTTCCTCGTGTACCAGATGCTGAAGGGGCTGAGG TATATCCATGCTGCCGGCATCATCCACAGAGTGAGTCCTGGTGCAGGAGCCACCCATCAGCCCTCCCCCAGCGCAATCCCCCGCCTCCACGTCCTACCT GACCTGAAGCCTGGCAACCTGGCTGTGAACGAAGACTGTGAGCTGAAG ATCCTGGACTTTGGCCTGGCCAGGCAGGCAGATAGCGAGATGACTGGCTATGTGGTGACCCGGTGGTACCGGGCACCCGAGGTCATCTTGAATTGGATGCGCTACACGCAGACGG TGGACATCTGGTCTGTGGGGTGCATCATGGCGGAGATGATCACAGGCAAGACGCTGTTTAAGGGCAGCGACC ACCTGGACCAGCTGAAGGAGATCATGAAAGTGACAGGGACGCCTCCAGCTGAGTTTGTGCAGCGGCTGCAGAGTGATGAG GCCAAGAACTACATGAAGGGCCTCCCTGAGTTGGAGAAGAAGGATTTTGCCTCCATCCTGACCAATGCAAGCCCTCTGG CTGTGAACCTCCTGGAGAAGATGCTGGTGCTGGATGCGGAGCAGCGGGTGACGGCAGCCGAGGCACTGGCCCATCCCTACTTCGAGTCCCTGCACGACACAGAAGATGAGCCCCAGGTCCAGAAGTATGACGACTCCTTTGATGACGTGGACCGCACGCTGGATGAATGGAAGCGTGAGCTGGGGGCTCCAGGCAGGGCCTGTGTGGACCCGAGTTGGGGGCTCTGGGCAGGGCCTGTGTTGACCCATAAGTGGGGGGATCCTGGCAGGGCCTGTGTGGACCCGAGTAGGAGGCTCCAGGCAGGGCCTGTGTGGACCTGTGAGTGGGGGGCTCTGGGCAGGGCCTGTGTGGACCCTGTGGGCCCTGTGCCGGTGGCCAGGCTCAGAGTCCTAGATCCCTGTCCCTGGGATGCAGGTCAGGTGAGGAGAATGGGAGGTCAGAGGGCAGCATGGGGCCGTGTGGCCTGGTGGAAATGA
- the MAPK12 gene encoding mitogen-activated protein kinase 12 isoform X6, which yields MGPAPWNHGQSGLEPRVSAGAPPSPGSTPRLGKFSQRGEADRGISAPRPALGRDKAAGRRSPPPALPPRLRPSPGGRRLGFPEGPEGGRGRHVRAARGPVGPRAGEGPCAAWVGVGPGSAPGTSPREGPGAGASQRWAGEQRGVGPGRTPRKSRRSRVPGPGAQPAGSAGWAAPGPAMSSPPPARSGFYRQEVTKTAWEVRAVYRDLQPVGSGAYGAVCSAVDSRTGAKVAIKKLYRPFQSELFAKRAYRELRLLKHMRHENVIGLLDVFTPDETLDDFTDFYLVMPFMGTDLGKLMKHEKLGEDRIQFLVYQMLKGLRYIHAAGIIHRVSPGAGATHQPSPSAIPRLHVLPDLKPGNLAVNEDCELKILDFGLARQADSEMTGYVVTRWYRAPEVILNWMRYTQTVDIWSVGCIMAEMITGKTLFKGSDHLDQLKEIMKVTGTPPAEFVQRLQSDEAKNYMKGLPELEKKDFASILTNASPLAVNLLEKMLVLDAEQRVTAAEALAHPYFESLHDTEDEPQVQKYDDSFDDVDRTLDEWKRVTYKEVLSFKPPRQMGARVSKETAL from the exons ATGGGCCCTGCGCCCTGGAACCATGGGCAGTCAGGACTGGAGCCCAGGGTCTCAGCAGGAGCTCCCCCCTCCCCCGGCTCCACCCCCAGATTGGGGAAGTTCAGCCAAAGGGGAGAGGCTGACAGGGGTATCTCCGCGCCGCGTCCGGCCCTAGGTCGGGACAAAGCTGCCGGGCGGCGCTCCCCTCCCCCTGCGCTTCCCCCCAGGCTCCGGCCCTCCCCCGGCGGCCGCCGCCTCGGGTTTCCGGAGGGGCCGGAGGGCGGGCGAGGGCGTCACGTGCGCGCCGCCCGCGGGCCGGTTGGTCCCCGGGCGGGGGAGGGGCCGTGCGCTGCCTGGGTCGGGGTCGGGCCAGGGTCGGCACCTGGGACATCCCCGAGGGAAGGGCCGGGAGCAGGAGCGTCCCAGCGGTGGGCGGGCGAGCAGCGCGGAGTCGGCCCGGGGCGCACGCCGAGGAAGTCCCGCCGATCCCGGGTCCCCGGTCCGGGGGCACAGCCCGCGGGCTCTGCGGGGTGGGCGGCTCCCGGGCCTGCCATGAGCTCTCCACCGCCTGCCCGCAGTGGCTTTTACCGCCAGGAGGTGACCAAGACGGCCTGGGAGGTGCGCGCCGTGTACCGGGACCTGCAGCCCGTGGGCTCGGGCGCCTATGGCGCGGTGTG CTCGGCCGTGGACAGCCGCACCGGCGCTAAGGTGGCCATCAAGAAGCTGTATCGGCCCTTCCAGTCCGAGCTGTTCGCCAAGCGCGCCTACCGCGAGCTGCGCCTGCTCAAGCACATGCGCCACGAGAAC GTGATTGGGCTGCTGGACGTATTCACTCCTGACGAGACCCTGGATGACTTCACAGACTT TTACCTGGTGATGCCATTCATGGGCACCGACCTGGGCAAGCTCATGAAACATGAGAAGCTGGGCGAGGACCGGATCCAGTTCCTCGTGTACCAGATGCTGAAGGGGCTGAGG TATATCCATGCTGCCGGCATCATCCACAGAGTGAGTCCTGGTGCAGGAGCCACCCATCAGCCCTCCCCCAGCGCAATCCCCCGCCTCCACGTCCTACCT GACCTGAAGCCTGGCAACCTGGCTGTGAACGAAGACTGTGAGCTGAAG ATCCTGGACTTTGGCCTGGCCAGGCAGGCAGATAGCGAGATGACTGGCTATGTGGTGACCCGGTGGTACCGGGCACCCGAGGTCATCTTGAATTGGATGCGCTACACGCAGACGG TGGACATCTGGTCTGTGGGGTGCATCATGGCGGAGATGATCACAGGCAAGACGCTGTTTAAGGGCAGCGACC ACCTGGACCAGCTGAAGGAGATCATGAAAGTGACAGGGACGCCTCCAGCTGAGTTTGTGCAGCGGCTGCAGAGTGATGAG GCCAAGAACTACATGAAGGGCCTCCCTGAGTTGGAGAAGAAGGATTTTGCCTCCATCCTGACCAATGCAAGCCCTCTGG CTGTGAACCTCCTGGAGAAGATGCTGGTGCTGGATGCGGAGCAGCGGGTGACGGCAGCCGAGGCACTGGCCCATCCCTACTTCGAGTCCCTGCACGACACAGAAGATGAGCCCCAGGTCCAGAAGTATGACGACTCCTTTGATGACGTGGACCGCACGCTGGATGAATGGAAGC GTGTGACTTACAAAGAGGTGCTCAGCTTCAAGCCTCCCCGGCAGATGGGAGCCAGGGTCTCCAAGGAGACGGCTCTGTGA
- the MAPK12 gene encoding mitogen-activated protein kinase 12 isoform X3 has protein sequence MGPAPWNHGQSGLEPRVSAGAPPSPGSTPRLGKFSQRGEADRGISAPRPALGRDKAAGRRSPPPALPPRLRPSPGGRRLGFPEGPEGGRGRHVRAARGPVGPRAGEGPCAAWVGVGPGSAPGTSPREGPGAGASQRWAGEQRGVGPGRTPRKSRRSRVPGPGAQPAGSAGWAAPGPAMSSPPPARSGFYRQEVTKTAWEVRAVYRDLQPVGSGAYGAVCSAVDSRTGAKVAIKKLYRPFQSELFAKRAYRELRLLKHMRHENVIGLLDVFTPDETLDDFTDFYLVMPFMGTDLGKLMKHEKLGEDRIQFLVYQMLKGLRYIHAAGIIHRDLKPGNLAVNEDCELKILDFGLARQADSEMTGYVVTRWYRAPEVILNWMRYTQTVDIWSVGCIMAEMITGKTLFKGSDRILQQQGSTRGGADLDQLKEIMKVTGTPPAEFVQRLQSDEAKNYMKGLPELEKKDFASILTNASPLAVNLLEKMLVLDAEQRVTAAEALAHPYFESLHDTEDEPQVQKYDDSFDDVDRTLDEWKRELGAPGRACVDPSWGLWAGPVLTHKWGDPGRACVDPSRRLQAGPVWTCEWGALGRACVDPVGPVPVARLRVLDPCPWDAGQVRRMGGQRAAWGRVAWWK, from the exons ATGGGCCCTGCGCCCTGGAACCATGGGCAGTCAGGACTGGAGCCCAGGGTCTCAGCAGGAGCTCCCCCCTCCCCCGGCTCCACCCCCAGATTGGGGAAGTTCAGCCAAAGGGGAGAGGCTGACAGGGGTATCTCCGCGCCGCGTCCGGCCCTAGGTCGGGACAAAGCTGCCGGGCGGCGCTCCCCTCCCCCTGCGCTTCCCCCCAGGCTCCGGCCCTCCCCCGGCGGCCGCCGCCTCGGGTTTCCGGAGGGGCCGGAGGGCGGGCGAGGGCGTCACGTGCGCGCCGCCCGCGGGCCGGTTGGTCCCCGGGCGGGGGAGGGGCCGTGCGCTGCCTGGGTCGGGGTCGGGCCAGGGTCGGCACCTGGGACATCCCCGAGGGAAGGGCCGGGAGCAGGAGCGTCCCAGCGGTGGGCGGGCGAGCAGCGCGGAGTCGGCCCGGGGCGCACGCCGAGGAAGTCCCGCCGATCCCGGGTCCCCGGTCCGGGGGCACAGCCCGCGGGCTCTGCGGGGTGGGCGGCTCCCGGGCCTGCCATGAGCTCTCCACCGCCTGCCCGCAGTGGCTTTTACCGCCAGGAGGTGACCAAGACGGCCTGGGAGGTGCGCGCCGTGTACCGGGACCTGCAGCCCGTGGGCTCGGGCGCCTATGGCGCGGTGTG CTCGGCCGTGGACAGCCGCACCGGCGCTAAGGTGGCCATCAAGAAGCTGTATCGGCCCTTCCAGTCCGAGCTGTTCGCCAAGCGCGCCTACCGCGAGCTGCGCCTGCTCAAGCACATGCGCCACGAGAAC GTGATTGGGCTGCTGGACGTATTCACTCCTGACGAGACCCTGGATGACTTCACAGACTT TTACCTGGTGATGCCATTCATGGGCACCGACCTGGGCAAGCTCATGAAACATGAGAAGCTGGGCGAGGACCGGATCCAGTTCCTCGTGTACCAGATGCTGAAGGGGCTGAGG TATATCCATGCTGCCGGCATCATCCACAGA GACCTGAAGCCTGGCAACCTGGCTGTGAACGAAGACTGTGAGCTGAAG ATCCTGGACTTTGGCCTGGCCAGGCAGGCAGATAGCGAGATGACTGGCTATGTGGTGACCCGGTGGTACCGGGCACCCGAGGTCATCTTGAATTGGATGCGCTACACGCAGACGG TGGACATCTGGTCTGTGGGGTGCATCATGGCGGAGATGATCACAGGCAAGACGCTGTTTAAGGGCAGCGACCGTATCCTCCAGCAGCAGGGCAGCACCAGGGGCGG TGCAGACCTGGACCAGCTGAAGGAGATCATGAAAGTGACAGGGACGCCTCCAGCTGAGTTTGTGCAGCGGCTGCAGAGTGATGAG GCCAAGAACTACATGAAGGGCCTCCCTGAGTTGGAGAAGAAGGATTTTGCCTCCATCCTGACCAATGCAAGCCCTCTGG CTGTGAACCTCCTGGAGAAGATGCTGGTGCTGGATGCGGAGCAGCGGGTGACGGCAGCCGAGGCACTGGCCCATCCCTACTTCGAGTCCCTGCACGACACAGAAGATGAGCCCCAGGTCCAGAAGTATGACGACTCCTTTGATGACGTGGACCGCACGCTGGATGAATGGAAGCGTGAGCTGGGGGCTCCAGGCAGGGCCTGTGTGGACCCGAGTTGGGGGCTCTGGGCAGGGCCTGTGTTGACCCATAAGTGGGGGGATCCTGGCAGGGCCTGTGTGGACCCGAGTAGGAGGCTCCAGGCAGGGCCTGTGTGGACCTGTGAGTGGGGGGCTCTGGGCAGGGCCTGTGTGGACCCTGTGGGCCCTGTGCCGGTGGCCAGGCTCAGAGTCCTAGATCCCTGTCCCTGGGATGCAGGTCAGGTGAGGAGAATGGGAGGTCAGAGGGCAGCATGGGGCCGTGTGGCCTGGTGGAAATGA
- the MAPK12 gene encoding mitogen-activated protein kinase 12 isoform X7 gives MGPAPWNHGQSGLEPRVSAGAPPSPGSTPRLGKFSQRGEADRGISAPRPALGRDKAAGRRSPPPALPPRLRPSPGGRRLGFPEGPEGGRGRHVRAARGPVGPRAGEGPCAAWVGVGPGSAPGTSPREGPGAGASQRWAGEQRGVGPGRTPRKSRRSRVPGPGAQPAGSAGWAAPGPAMSSPPPARSGFYRQEVTKTAWEVRAVYRDLQPVGSGAYGAVCSAVDSRTGAKVAIKKLYRPFQSELFAKRAYRELRLLKHMRHENVIGLLDVFTPDETLDDFTDFYLVMPFMGTDLGKLMKHEKLGEDRIQFLVYQMLKGLRYIHAAGIIHRDLKPGNLAVNEDCELKILDFGLARQADSEMTGYVVTRWYRAPEVILNWMRYTQTVDIWSVGCIMAEMITGKTLFKGSDHLDQLKEIMKVTGTPPAEFVQRLQSDEAKNYMKGLPELEKKDFASILTNASPLAVNLLEKMLVLDAEQRVTAAEALAHPYFESLHDTEDEPQVQKYDDSFDDVDRTLDEWKRVTYKEVLSFKPPRQMGARVSKETAL, from the exons ATGGGCCCTGCGCCCTGGAACCATGGGCAGTCAGGACTGGAGCCCAGGGTCTCAGCAGGAGCTCCCCCCTCCCCCGGCTCCACCCCCAGATTGGGGAAGTTCAGCCAAAGGGGAGAGGCTGACAGGGGTATCTCCGCGCCGCGTCCGGCCCTAGGTCGGGACAAAGCTGCCGGGCGGCGCTCCCCTCCCCCTGCGCTTCCCCCCAGGCTCCGGCCCTCCCCCGGCGGCCGCCGCCTCGGGTTTCCGGAGGGGCCGGAGGGCGGGCGAGGGCGTCACGTGCGCGCCGCCCGCGGGCCGGTTGGTCCCCGGGCGGGGGAGGGGCCGTGCGCTGCCTGGGTCGGGGTCGGGCCAGGGTCGGCACCTGGGACATCCCCGAGGGAAGGGCCGGGAGCAGGAGCGTCCCAGCGGTGGGCGGGCGAGCAGCGCGGAGTCGGCCCGGGGCGCACGCCGAGGAAGTCCCGCCGATCCCGGGTCCCCGGTCCGGGGGCACAGCCCGCGGGCTCTGCGGGGTGGGCGGCTCCCGGGCCTGCCATGAGCTCTCCACCGCCTGCCCGCAGTGGCTTTTACCGCCAGGAGGTGACCAAGACGGCCTGGGAGGTGCGCGCCGTGTACCGGGACCTGCAGCCCGTGGGCTCGGGCGCCTATGGCGCGGTGTG CTCGGCCGTGGACAGCCGCACCGGCGCTAAGGTGGCCATCAAGAAGCTGTATCGGCCCTTCCAGTCCGAGCTGTTCGCCAAGCGCGCCTACCGCGAGCTGCGCCTGCTCAAGCACATGCGCCACGAGAAC GTGATTGGGCTGCTGGACGTATTCACTCCTGACGAGACCCTGGATGACTTCACAGACTT TTACCTGGTGATGCCATTCATGGGCACCGACCTGGGCAAGCTCATGAAACATGAGAAGCTGGGCGAGGACCGGATCCAGTTCCTCGTGTACCAGATGCTGAAGGGGCTGAGG TATATCCATGCTGCCGGCATCATCCACAGA GACCTGAAGCCTGGCAACCTGGCTGTGAACGAAGACTGTGAGCTGAAG ATCCTGGACTTTGGCCTGGCCAGGCAGGCAGATAGCGAGATGACTGGCTATGTGGTGACCCGGTGGTACCGGGCACCCGAGGTCATCTTGAATTGGATGCGCTACACGCAGACGG TGGACATCTGGTCTGTGGGGTGCATCATGGCGGAGATGATCACAGGCAAGACGCTGTTTAAGGGCAGCGACC ACCTGGACCAGCTGAAGGAGATCATGAAAGTGACAGGGACGCCTCCAGCTGAGTTTGTGCAGCGGCTGCAGAGTGATGAG GCCAAGAACTACATGAAGGGCCTCCCTGAGTTGGAGAAGAAGGATTTTGCCTCCATCCTGACCAATGCAAGCCCTCTGG CTGTGAACCTCCTGGAGAAGATGCTGGTGCTGGATGCGGAGCAGCGGGTGACGGCAGCCGAGGCACTGGCCCATCCCTACTTCGAGTCCCTGCACGACACAGAAGATGAGCCCCAGGTCCAGAAGTATGACGACTCCTTTGATGACGTGGACCGCACGCTGGATGAATGGAAGC GTGTGACTTACAAAGAGGTGCTCAGCTTCAAGCCTCCCCGGCAGATGGGAGCCAGGGTCTCCAAGGAGACGGCTCTGTGA